The DNA sequence ACACTTCCAAAAAAGTGGCTAAAGCGGTTAGCATATTACACGAGAAATATCCAAAAATGATTGTTGATGGAGAAATTCAACCAGATTTTGCTATGAATGCAGATCACCTTAGTGATTATCCTTTCTCAAAATTAGGAGAAACTCCAGCAAACACATTTATCTTTCCGAATCTGGAAAGTGCTAATTTATCATATAAAATTATCAGAGGGATGAAGGTGGCACAAGTGATTGGGCCGATTCTTATGGGATTAAAGCAGCCGGTGCATGTTTTACAAATGCGTTCCAGTGTAGATGAAATTGTAAATCTTGCTACTGTAGCGGTTCTTGACGCGCAGAGAAGAGAAACAAAAAAATAACTTTTTTTTAAAAATTATTGAATTAAATATTGAAAAACTCCAAATTTTGGAGTTTTTCGTTTTTATATCAAATGATTGAATATCACCTCAAAAATTAAGTTAAAAATCATTCGTACGTGAAATGAAAACATTAATTAGTTTAAATTACTATATTTGGGAGTTTTAAAACTTAATAATGATATTTTCTTTACAAGGCATTGTTCAAGAACTTACGCCAACTTATGCAGTAATCAACGTCAATGGAGTTGGTTATTATACAGGCATTAGTTTAATGACCTCACAGACTCTGAAGCTCAATCAGGAGACTTTTCTATTTATTCAACAGATTATTCGGGAAGATGCACATTTGCTGTTCGGCTTTAACAGTCGTTTGGAAAAAGAGATGTTCAATCTGTTAATAAGTGTTAATGGAGTAGGTGCCGTATCTGCCCTTATTTTGTTGTCAACATTAAGCCTCGATGAGATCGCTTCAGCGATCCTTTCAAGCAATAGTGCACTCATCCAAAAAGCCAAAGGAATTGGTACTAAAACGGCAGAAAGAATCATTGTGGATTTGAAGGATAAAGTCCAAAAATTCAGCAACCCCGAAGAAAATATTTCTACGGTTGCGAATAATAAAATCAAGGAGGAATCGTTATCTGCATTAGAAGTTTTAGGAATTCCTAAACGCATGAGCGAGAAGATTGCAGATCGTATGATAAAACAAAATCCAAGTATTTCAGTGGAAGAATTGGTAAAACAAATTTTAAAAAACCTTTAACATTTGGTGGCAAATAACAAGTATCTCAATATATTTCTGTTCCTGTCGTTCTTATGCATGTCAGTAAGTACCTTTGCACAGGTACGACGTGACACTGCAATTATTAAGAAGGACTACGAACTGGCTGACCCTACACAATTCGAAGCTTTTTACGACATAAAAACCGGAATGTACTATGTGTATCCTAAAATTGGAAATACGGTAACAGGGCCGCCAACTGCCATGTCTCCTCAGGAATATAAGGAGTTTATGATGGCAAGTCAGACAAAGGCTTATTATAAAGATAAATCCGATAAATACAATTTACTTTTCCGAAAAGATAAGACCGATGCGCAAAGGAGAGGGCTAATTCCTGCATTAACGATTCGTAACAAGCTTTTCGAAACTATTTTTGGAAGCAATAAAATTGAAATAATTCCCACCGGATTTGCATCTTTTGATTTTGCCGGGCTTTATCAGAAAATTGATAATCCATTAATTTTACCTCAAAACAGAACCAGTTTTACTTTCGATATTAATCAGAGGATTCAACTTGGCCTTTTAGGTAAAGTAGGAGAAAATCTACAGTTAAAGGCTAATTATGACACGCAAAGTGGTTTTGCGTTCGAGAATAGAATGAATCTTGTATGGCAAGCCAAAGGAAGCTGGAAAGATCTCCAGACAAAAGGTCTGGGCGATGTCAATGCACCTGGGGCCGGATCTGAAGATAAGATTATAAAAAGGGTAGAGTTTGGTAACGTAAACATGCCACTTTCTACAAGTTTAATCAGGGGTTCTCAATCTTTATTCGGGGTAAAAACCGAATTCCAGTTAGGGAAAACTTTTGGTACCGTAGTACTTTCCCAACAACAGGGAGAGGCGCGTAATATTGTTGTACAGGGTGGAGGAGCTGTCAATACCTTTAAGATCGATGCGATCAACTATGAAGATAATCAGCATTACTTTTTAGGACATTATTTTTTAGACAACTACGATCGATCGTTGGCTAATTATCCGCAGATCAATTCGAAGATTAATATTACAAGACTTGAAGTATGGGTGCTGGATCAAGGGAACACTAATCTGGCAGCTCAGAAAAGTATTGTAGGGATCAGGGATCTGGGAGATAAGGCGGGTGTATTTCCTGACAATCCTAATAACAATCTTTACCAAACGATTTCAACGACGATGGGGACTCGGGACCCTGGGATTAATTATAATGATCTTATAAAAAATCAATCACTACCTGATGCAACAGGAGCTTTAGTTCCATACATAGAAGGAGAACATTTTATTTTTAATAAAAAAGCAAGAAGATTAAATGCAAGTGAATATACACTACAGCCACAATTAGGATATATTTCATTAAACCAAAAGTTAAATGATAATCAATTGCTGGCGGTTTCGTATTCCTACACAGATGGTTCCAACAAAGTCTACAAAGTGGGAGAATTTTCGGAAGAAAGTCCGGTTTTGATGACCAAAGTTTTGCGCTCCA is a window from the Chryseobacterium sp. T16E-39 genome containing:
- the ruvA gene encoding Holliday junction branch migration protein RuvA, which produces MIFSLQGIVQELTPTYAVINVNGVGYYTGISLMTSQTLKLNQETFLFIQQIIREDAHLLFGFNSRLEKEMFNLLISVNGVGAVSALILLSTLSLDEIASAILSSNSALIQKAKGIGTKTAERIIVDLKDKVQKFSNPEENISTVANNKIKEESLSALEVLGIPKRMSEKIADRMIKQNPSISVEELVKQILKNL